From the genome of Bacteroidales bacterium WCE2008, one region includes:
- a CDS encoding TonB-linked outer membrane protein, SusC/RagA family — translation MMKGKKQTHLFGLLALLLLIPEISFAQNLRVEGKVLDEMGEGLISAGVVIQGTSTGTVTDFDGNYVLPSVPVGATLEFSCVGYETQQVKVTGPHLDVTLVPDSKLLEDAVVVAYGQQKKVTITGAVSAVSGEGLLKAPVANVANALQGQLPGVSAVQPSGMPGADEPVIRIRGVGSLNSADPLILVDGVERSFSQLDPNEIESISVLKDASATAVFGVRGANGVILVTTKRGSVGKASVTASASAAIQTISKFIDFADSYTYGKMWNYTAITDALTVDKWPGTANISDYEPYSRVVRFSQYVMEHFRTGDMPTTFPSMNWIDYIMNDSAWQEQANVNVKGGTERVRYFVSAGFLNQDSLFKTFSSNKNETFDYKRLNYRANLDIDISKYSQLSITLGGRMSNRNTMGGGEGFLFRYLQGATPYAGCGIDSEGRHIVSDANIVGPYDRDALSNYYNLGYTNTSNNVLNFDIQYKLDLGFITKGLDFKVKGSYNSEYTAYKNRANGYGTGETYVATIVDGKEVLRKEGITWPLPYGETNPMDKGTERNWYAEASFDYARRFGKHNVGALLLYNQSKTYYPWDADGNINKDIPKGYVGLVGRVTYDYDTKYLLDLNVGYNGSENFAPGKRYGFFPSVSLGWIPSSEKWWEPMKKYIGYLKLRGSWGLVGNDYTNGHRFLYLPGRWQFYQGSMTENPQNRGANFGTSGNWLQAVKELTTGNPNVTWETARKINVGVDAAFLRERLHAYVDFFWEDRKHILVSNKEVLPAVTSLPSNSVNDGRVKNHGYEISLNWEDKIGAVRYTISPNFAFARNKVIEKLEVPKLYDYLSETGLPVNQPFGYDLFEFYQPGTEERYKEKYGVDMPDHNLPLKYGDCVYVDLNGDGVIDTNDQKPLGYTDNPEITYSVNASLQWKGFDFSMLWIGADHVSRTLNGYFRDQFGSTNTSALTQWVADNSWTEDNPDAILPRISFTNKGNNNLNSRAWMINSKYVRLKNVEIGYTINKPKSMPFFNYIRVFVSGQNLLTFADFKGNDPEAPGQGLDYGIRYPMTRVINIGAQVNF, via the coding sequence ATGATGAAAGGGAAAAAACAAACTCATCTGTTCGGGTTGCTGGCGCTTCTGCTCCTTATACCTGAAATTTCCTTCGCCCAGAACCTTCGCGTAGAAGGTAAGGTTCTGGATGAAATGGGAGAAGGGTTGATTTCAGCCGGTGTTGTCATTCAAGGGACCTCAACCGGTACCGTCACAGACTTTGACGGTAATTACGTTCTTCCATCAGTGCCAGTCGGCGCCACACTCGAATTCTCTTGTGTGGGTTATGAGACTCAGCAGGTAAAAGTTACCGGTCCACATCTCGACGTAACTTTGGTTCCTGATTCAAAACTGCTTGAAGATGCTGTCGTCGTCGCTTATGGCCAGCAGAAAAAGGTGACCATCACCGGTGCCGTTTCCGCTGTCAGTGGGGAAGGCCTTCTGAAAGCCCCTGTAGCCAATGTAGCCAATGCCCTTCAGGGCCAACTCCCTGGCGTTTCCGCCGTCCAGCCATCAGGTATGCCTGGTGCCGATGAACCGGTCATCCGAATCCGTGGTGTCGGGTCATTGAACAGCGCCGATCCTCTGATTCTGGTCGATGGTGTAGAGCGTTCGTTCTCCCAGCTTGACCCTAATGAAATCGAAAGTATCTCAGTACTTAAGGATGCGTCTGCAACAGCCGTATTCGGTGTTCGTGGAGCTAACGGAGTCATCCTCGTAACCACAAAGCGTGGTTCCGTAGGTAAAGCTTCCGTGACTGCTTCCGCCAGCGCCGCAATCCAGACAATCTCGAAATTCATCGATTTTGCAGACTCATACACATACGGCAAGATGTGGAACTACACCGCCATTACCGATGCTCTTACTGTGGACAAATGGCCGGGAACAGCCAACATCAGCGATTACGAGCCATATTCAAGAGTCGTTCGTTTCAGCCAGTATGTAATGGAGCATTTCCGCACAGGCGACATGCCGACGACTTTCCCGAGCATGAACTGGATCGACTATATCATGAATGATTCAGCATGGCAGGAACAGGCAAACGTCAATGTGAAAGGCGGTACCGAAAGGGTACGTTACTTCGTTTCCGCAGGTTTCCTGAATCAGGATTCCCTGTTCAAGACATTCTCCAGCAACAAGAATGAGACATTCGACTACAAACGACTGAACTATCGTGCCAACCTCGACATAGATATATCCAAGTATAGCCAGTTGTCCATCACCCTTGGAGGCCGTATGTCGAACCGCAACACCATGGGCGGCGGCGAGGGCTTCCTCTTCCGTTATCTCCAGGGTGCGACTCCTTATGCAGGCTGCGGTATCGACTCCGAAGGACGCCATATCGTTTCTGACGCCAATATCGTAGGTCCGTACGACCGTGACGCCCTTTCCAACTACTACAATCTCGGATACACGAATACAAGCAACAACGTGCTCAACTTCGATATCCAGTACAAACTTGACCTCGGTTTCATCACCAAAGGTCTTGATTTCAAGGTAAAGGGATCATATAACTCCGAATATACAGCGTACAAGAACCGCGCAAACGGTTATGGTACCGGAGAAACCTACGTAGCGACCATCGTCGACGGCAAGGAAGTCCTCCGTAAAGAAGGAATCACCTGGCCTCTGCCTTATGGCGAGACGAACCCTATGGATAAGGGTACCGAACGTAACTGGTATGCCGAAGCAAGTTTCGACTATGCCCGCAGATTCGGAAAGCATAACGTAGGCGCTTTGCTGCTTTACAACCAGAGCAAGACATATTATCCTTGGGACGCGGACGGCAACATAAACAAAGATATTCCAAAAGGGTATGTGGGACTTGTAGGACGTGTAACATACGACTACGACACCAAGTACCTTCTCGACCTAAATGTCGGTTATAACGGTTCCGAGAACTTCGCTCCGGGAAAACGTTATGGATTCTTCCCGTCAGTATCCCTTGGATGGATCCCGTCAAGCGAAAAATGGTGGGAGCCTATGAAGAAATATATAGGTTACCTTAAACTGCGCGGATCCTGGGGTCTTGTCGGCAACGATTATACAAACGGTCATCGTTTCCTTTATCTGCCGGGCCGATGGCAATTCTATCAGGGTTCCATGACCGAGAATCCTCAGAACCGCGGAGCCAACTTCGGGACCAGCGGAAACTGGCTGCAGGCTGTCAAGGAGCTTACCACCGGCAACCCTAACGTAACCTGGGAGACCGCAAGGAAGATCAACGTCGGTGTAGATGCCGCCTTCCTCAGAGAGCGCCTGCATGCATATGTGGACTTCTTCTGGGAGGATCGTAAGCATATTCTCGTATCCAACAAAGAAGTTCTTCCTGCAGTCACTTCCCTTCCTTCCAACAGCGTCAACGACGGCCGCGTAAAGAACCACGGTTATGAGATCTCGTTGAACTGGGAAGACAAGATCGGTGCCGTCCGCTATACTATTTCCCCGAACTTCGCGTTCGCCAGGAATAAGGTCATCGAAAAGCTCGAGGTACCAAAACTTTATGATTATCTGAGTGAGACCGGACTTCCGGTAAACCAGCCATTCGGATACGATCTCTTCGAGTTCTATCAGCCTGGCACAGAAGAACGCTACAAAGAGAAATATGGCGTTGACATGCCTGACCACAACCTTCCTCTCAAGTATGGAGACTGCGTCTATGTCGACCTCAACGGCGATGGTGTCATCGACACGAACGACCAGAAGCCTCTCGGCTATACCGACAATCCGGAGATCACTTACTCTGTCAATGCATCCCTCCAGTGGAAAGGCTTTGATTTCTCGATGCTGTGGATCGGTGCTGACCATGTAAGCCGTACTCTTAACGGGTATTTCCGCGACCAGTTCGGTTCCACCAACACTTCAGCCCTCACCCAGTGGGTCGCTGACAACTCCTGGACGGAAGACAATCCTGATGCAATTCTTCCAAGAATTTCCTTCACGAATAAAGGTAACAACAACCTTAACTCCAGAGCATGGATGATCAATTCGAAGTATGTCCGTCTGAAGAACGTGGAGATCGGCTATACCATAAACAAACCTAAGAGCATGCCGTTCTTCAATTACATCCGTGTATTTGTTTCCGGACAGAACCTGTTGACCTTCGCCGACTTCAAGGGAAATGACCCTGAAGCTCCTGGCCAGGGACTCGACTATGGTATACGTTACCCTATGACCCGTGTCATCAACATAGGAGCCCAGGTTAACTTCTAA
- a CDS encoding Starch-binding associating with outer membrane, translating into MKKILNYILGLGICVTALCMSSCVDRFAVGDDFLEKAPGVDVNIDTVFSSAEFTRNFLWSAYGQLYCTYTSGNMMNGAPIDVLSDSYHCYVSWGGPIQSYYPGLLTENAQDTDDGNLQGKFSYSTKNPASTADGRVSIYETVRKCWLLIENIDRVPDMSEDEKSRLRGEAYTIMASRYFDAFRNFGGLCLVKKAYAVGEPFTSGRSTAWETVEFIDSLINCAIIEPGYIWNIPNSDIGQWSGRLTRASARALRAKVWMFAASPLFNSSKPYMEYSPDKVTEFTNIEHVWFGKEDHSLWDRCLKACNDFFEDNAANGNYYQLIQPESDDEGGYRMAFRRAYRYRNDETHHEKIFDVNPTQLMSSSVVDGNINNGWGWGWAGFALDCYRQGGAVPTNELVECFGMADGTNFDVKYPDIYGPGKNPGGADIFADRDPRLYETVLVPRRNIPTDKVGDYNGYNYADTWVNGAMYFNKDNFGDITSDDAHSGYRKFKWMLDYSSSKMDDEYIGVAYIRLAEMYLIRAEAKAETGDLQGALADVNIVRARVGLGKIEDKNTDLHLGSNKENLIDEILRERNCEIGSECGDRIYDMIRRKRQDIFTKPLHEIKIYRLGNDGKRLSLFNPDGTPADLSWDPQTDWPKFEYEKPEITIGHRRWWDAGYWTNKWYLDPVSRDEIQKGYGLTQNPGW; encoded by the coding sequence ATGAAAAAGATATTGAATTACATACTGGGTCTGGGAATATGTGTCACCGCTCTCTGCATGTCGTCCTGCGTCGACCGCTTTGCCGTCGGTGACGATTTCCTCGAGAAGGCCCCGGGTGTCGACGTAAATATCGACACAGTATTCTCAAGCGCTGAATTTACCAGGAACTTCCTGTGGAGTGCCTATGGTCAGCTCTACTGCACCTATACCTCAGGTAATATGATGAATGGCGCGCCTATCGACGTGCTTTCAGACTCTTATCACTGCTATGTTTCATGGGGTGGTCCTATCCAGAGCTACTACCCTGGACTTCTTACCGAGAATGCGCAGGATACCGATGACGGTAACCTTCAGGGCAAATTCTCCTATTCTACAAAGAACCCGGCTTCCACTGCAGACGGACGTGTCTCAATCTACGAAACCGTGCGTAAATGCTGGCTGCTGATAGAGAATATCGACAGAGTTCCGGATATGTCCGAGGATGAAAAGAGCCGTCTGCGCGGCGAGGCCTATACCATCATGGCCAGCCGTTATTTCGATGCTTTCCGTAACTTCGGAGGCCTTTGCCTTGTCAAGAAGGCTTATGCAGTAGGAGAGCCATTCACAAGTGGCCGTTCTACCGCATGGGAGACTGTCGAATTCATCGATTCACTTATCAACTGCGCAATCATCGAACCTGGCTATATCTGGAATATTCCTAATTCCGACATAGGCCAGTGGTCAGGTCGACTTACAAGAGCGTCTGCGCGTGCACTCCGTGCAAAAGTATGGATGTTCGCGGCATCACCTCTGTTCAACAGTAGTAAACCTTATATGGAATATTCTCCTGACAAGGTTACCGAGTTCACCAACATCGAGCATGTATGGTTCGGCAAGGAAGATCATAGCCTCTGGGACCGCTGTCTGAAAGCATGCAACGATTTCTTCGAAGACAACGCTGCCAACGGCAACTATTACCAGCTTATCCAACCTGAATCCGATGATGAGGGTGGCTACCGTATGGCTTTCCGCCGCGCATACCGTTACCGTAACGACGAGACTCACCATGAGAAGATATTCGATGTCAATCCGACTCAGCTTATGTCAAGTTCCGTAGTTGACGGAAACATCAACAACGGCTGGGGCTGGGGATGGGCCGGCTTCGCCCTCGACTGCTATCGTCAGGGTGGCGCTGTTCCTACCAATGAGCTCGTAGAATGCTTCGGAATGGCCGACGGTACCAACTTCGATGTCAAATACCCTGACATCTATGGTCCTGGGAAGAATCCTGGAGGAGCCGATATCTTCGCCGACCGCGACCCTCGTCTTTACGAGACCGTGCTTGTTCCACGCAGAAATATCCCTACTGACAAGGTCGGAGACTATAATGGATACAATTATGCCGATACCTGGGTCAACGGAGCTATGTACTTCAACAAGGACAACTTTGGTGATATCACCTCCGACGATGCTCATTCCGGCTACAGGAAATTCAAATGGATGCTCGACTATTCTTCGTCCAAGATGGATGACGAGTATATAGGAGTTGCCTATATACGACTTGCCGAGATGTATCTCATCCGTGCGGAAGCCAAGGCAGAAACCGGAGATCTCCAGGGAGCTCTTGCCGACGTAAATATCGTCCGTGCACGTGTAGGTCTCGGTAAAATAGAAGATAAAAACACGGATCTTCATCTTGGATCCAACAAGGAGAACCTTATCGACGAAATTCTCCGCGAACGCAACTGCGAGATTGGCAGCGAGTGTGGCGACCGTATCTATGACATGATACGCCGCAAACGTCAGGACATCTTCACAAAACCTCTCCACGAGATCAAGATCTATCGTCTTGGCAACGACGGCAAGCGTCTTTCTTTGTTCAATCCGGATGGGACTCCTGCTGACCTTAGCTGGGATCCTCAGACTGATTGGCCTAAATTCGAATACGAAAAGCCTGAGATAACCATAGGTCATCGCCGCTGGTGGGATGCAGGTTACTGGACGAACAAATGGTATCTCGACCCGGTATCCCGTGATGAAATTCAGAAGGGATATGGTCTTACACAGAATCCTGGATGGTAA